DNA sequence from the Nitrospinota bacterium genome:
CACCTTTTCCCCTGGCGAACGCGTTGGTGAAATTCTCCAGCCCCTCGAACTTCACCAGCTTTGCAAGGCCCCCCCTGTCGAGCAGCGCAAACCGCCCCATCTCCAGAAGGAACCTTCCGAAATGGCGGAACACGCGGCGGAGAATATTTTCCAGTTCCCAGCGAGGCGCGTCCGGCCACAGGTTGCGGAGGTTTTCGATGGACGCATCAATCCTGTTGCGCGAAAGTTTTGTGATTTGCCACCCAAGCCAGCCCACCGCCGAACCGATGGCCAGCGCGGTCTTTCTGGATGCCGCGCGCGACAGGAAACTTAGCCCACGGACGAGTTGGTACGCCACAAAGTCCAGGGCGGCGTTCCTTTTTCGGCTCACGGCGTCATCCCCCGGCAAGCTTTGTGAAATTGCGCAGCAGCGCAAGCCCGGCATTCTGGCTTTTCTCCGGGTGGAACTGGGTGGCGAAAACATTCCCGCTTTCTATGGATGATGCGAACGTCTCGCCATACTCCGTCATCCCGGTCACGATGCCATCTTCCGGCACGGGGTAATATGAATGGACGAAGTAAAAATCGGTCCCGTCCGCGATCCCCTCGAAAAGTTTTCCTTTGTTGCGGAAGTTCACCTGGTTCCACCCCATGTGCGGGATTTTATGGCCGGGCGAAGGCTTAAAGCCGAACCTCACGCACCTGCCCCGGAATATCCCAAGCCCCTTGCACGAGCCGAATTCCTCGCTCTGCTCGAAAAGCATCTGGTAACCGACGCATATGCCAAGGAACGGCCTGCCGGAGGCGATGAAGTCCTTCACCGGTCCCGTCAACCCGTACTTTTCCAGGTTTCCCATGCACTCGGCGAAGGCGCCCACCCCGGGCAAAACAAGGGCCGTTGCGTCCTTGATGCCGGCTGGCGACCGGGATACGACGGCGGAAGCGCCCACCCGCTCGAAAGCTTTCTGGACGCTCCGCAGGTTCCCAACGTCGTAATCGGCGATGACTATCGGCATATTGTGCGCATTATTGGAAAAACGGCGCCGCCCGGCGGGCTACAGCGCGCCTTTTGTGGAGGGGATGGCCCCTTCAAGCCGGCTGTCCAGCCGCACGGCCTGGCCCAGCGCCCGCGCGATGGCCTTGAACATCGCTTCTACTATGTGATGCAGGTTCGTCCCCCTCCGCGCGTCCACGTGCATGGTCAGCCCCGCGCTGTTCACCAGCGCCCGGACGAATTCCTCGGCCAGCTCAGCGTCAAACTCGCCTACCTTGCCTTTAGGTATGCTCGCCTCGAACACGCAATAGGGGCGCCCCGAAACGTCCAGGCTCACCTCCACCAGCGATTCGTTCATCGGTATGGAGGCGAACCCATATCGGGTCATCCCTCGCTTGTCCCCCCAGGCCTGCGAAAGGGCCTGCCCCAGGGTGATGCCGATGTCCTCCACCGTGTGATGCCCGTCTATGTGCAGGTCTCCTTTCGCCTCCACCTTCATGTCTATGAGAGAGTGGCGCGAAAGATGGTCGAGCATGTGATCCAAAAAGGGCACGCCCGTGTTGATCGCCGACGTCCCGGCTCCGTCCAGGTCCAACTGGATGGATATGTCGGTCTCGTTTGTCTTCCTTTTAACCGATGCGGTCCGGCTCATTTTACCCTGCCAATTATTTACGTAAACTATATTAATAACACGTTATCACCGCATTGACAAACCCACACGCAACGCGTGCAAAAGGATGGCGTGGACTTCCTTTTCTTTGGAAAGAAAAGGAAGCGAAAAGAAACTTTATCTGCGCCGCCTGGGGGGGATGGAATCCCCCACAAGACGGCGCACACGGTTTTCTTTTGGTTCTTTTCTTTTTCCCAAAAGAAAAGAACGCCCCCGGCCCTCTTTTACGCATTGAATTATGGGGTGGAGGGTGGGATAATGCCGGAATTTTAACGGTGATCCAAATTGAGCAAGCTACCTGTTTTCGACTGGTTCTATCAGAAGGGCGACGTATTGATCACCGTTGACACGCGTTCGGCCGACGTGGCCGTGCCTGCGCACTTAAAAGACCGTGAATCGGTGGATTTCATCCTTGGCCAGGTTCCCACGCCCAAGCTCACCTGCGGCGGCAATGGTATATACTCCCCTATGCGATTCGGCGGCGCCATGTTCGACTGTTTTTTCCCGTGGGAATCCATCGTCCGCATCAGCGGGCACGACGCGGTGATCCAGTTCAAGATAAACACCGCCGCCCCCGGCCCCGTAGCCGCCGACGCCACGCAGGGCGTTGCCGGGGAAGTCCCCAGGAAAAAGGGAAGGCCGAACTTGCGGGTGGTCAAATAGCGGGTTTGCTATCTCCCTGAAACGGACTCCATCCTTTTCACAAACAGCTCCGCCTCTTCAAAACCTGTGAGCCGAAGTTCCGGTTTCTCGGCGCCGGATGAGTCTATAAATACGATGGTGGGGACACCGGCCACGTTATATCGCTTTTTCAATTCATCCATGCGCACGTCGCCGCCATGGGTGACGTCCGCCTTGAGCATTATGAAACCGGAAGAAAGCTCAATCACCCGCTTGTCCGTGAATGTGAAACGGTCCAGCTCCTTGCAGGGGAGGCACCACTCCGCGGAGAAGTCCACTATCACAGGTTTCCCGGCTGCGGCGGCGATGGCCTCGCTGGAAGCGGCGCGCCAATCAATGGCCGGGCCGGAGGTTGATTTTGCCGGATATGCGATATAGCCCCCCATCGCAATCAGGGCAACGCCCAGAGTCCATTTTGCTGTTTTAAGGCCAGCCCCGCCGGCCTTGACAGAGGATATCCACCCCAGGAAAACGCCGGTGCCGATGATGAACACGCCGATGGCGGGTTTGTACAAGGTTTTAGGGATAAGCGGTTCCAGGAAATAAATGGCCATGCCCAGCATGATAAATCCGAACACCTGCTTCACCCACACCATCCACACGCCGGAACGCGGCAGGGACGATAGTCCGCCGGAGAACAGCGCCAGCGCCACGAACGGCAAGCCCAGCCCCAGCGACAGCGCGAAGAACATGGTGAATCCCAATACAGGATCACCTTTTTCCCCCACGAACGTCAGAAGCCCCAGCACGAAAGGCCCGATGCACGGGGCGGCGATTATTCCCACCGTAAGCCCCATCATGAACGTCCCGCCAAGCCCCTCGCGGTTCTTCCCCCCCATGTCCATAAGGAAGGAAGGCATCCTTATCTCGTAAAAACCGAACATGGCGAAGGCCAGCCCCGCCATGACCCCGGCGATTAACAGCACCACGGCCCAATGCTGCAGGGCCCCGCCGAACAGGCCGCCTGTGAGCGCCGCGAACAGCCCAAGGGACGAATACATGGCCGACATGCCCAGAAGGTAGAGCAGCGCATGGACGAACAGTTTCCCTTTTTTCTTTTCGCTCTGCCCGCCGAAATAGGAGACCGTCACCGGGATGAGCGGATACACGCACGGCGTAAGGTTTAGCGCCAGCCCGCCGATGAACACGAAAAGGTAAGTGAGCGCCAGCCCGTGCTTTGCAAGATAGTCCTCGATCTGGTTCTTTGATCCTGTGGAGGCTCCATCCCCGGCGGATTGCTTAAAAAGCCCTTCGTTGGCGCTATATATATCCTCATTTAATGGCGCTCCCTGTTTGCCCGGTTCGGAGACTTTCAGCGGAACGGAGATTTGCACGTTGGAAGGCGCCAGGCAAGACTTGTCGTTGCACGCCTGGATCGTAAGCGTGGCGCGGACGGAATGTTCCCCGGCGGGAGCGTCCTGCGCGATCGCAAGGCTCGATCCGATATAAGTGTCCCCCTCGTAAACGGAAAGAGGCTCCGGTGAAAAGGAGAATTTGGCCATCTTCCCGGAGGGGTATATCACCCTGCCGGGGCTTATCTTGTCCGTCCCGGCCAAGGCGATGACAGTGGGGA
Encoded proteins:
- the hisB gene encoding imidazoleglycerol-phosphate dehydratase HisB codes for the protein MSRTASVKRKTNETDISIQLDLDGAGTSAINTGVPFLDHMLDHLSRHSLIDMKVEAKGDLHIDGHHTVEDIGITLGQALSQAWGDKRGMTRYGFASIPMNESLVEVSLDVSGRPYCVFEASIPKGKVGEFDAELAEEFVRALVNSAGLTMHVDARRGTNLHHIVEAMFKAIARALGQAVRLDSRLEGAIPSTKGAL
- a CDS encoding thioredoxin family protein, which gives rise to MKRFLLALFAVALAAQAGWAQLVPSKSVVEFSYVPARESHERGSSFPVLFRLRFKEGWHGQSHTPSMEGLVPTVIALAGTDKISPGRVIYPSGKMAKFSFSPEPLSVYEGDTYIGSSLAIAQDAPAGEHSVRATLTIQACNDKSCLAPSNVQISVPLKVSEPGKQGAPLNEDIYSANEGLFKQSAGDGASTGSKNQIEDYLAKHGLALTYLFVFIGGLALNLTPCVYPLIPVTVSYFGGQSEKKKGKLFVHALLYLLGMSAMYSSLGLFAALTGGLFGGALQHWAVVLLIAGVMAGLAFAMFGFYEIRMPSFLMDMGGKNREGLGGTFMMGLTVGIIAAPCIGPFVLGLLTFVGEKGDPVLGFTMFFALSLGLGLPFVALALFSGGLSSLPRSGVWMVWVKQVFGFIMLGMAIYFLEPLIPKTLYKPAIGVFIIGTGVFLGWISSVKAGGAGLKTAKWTLGVALIAMGGYIAYPAKSTSGPAIDWRAASSEAIAAAAGKPVIVDFSAEWCLPCKELDRFTFTDKRVIELSSGFIMLKADVTHGGDVRMDELKKRYNVAGVPTIVFIDSSGAEKPELRLTGFEEAELFVKRMESVSGR
- the hisH gene encoding imidazole glycerol phosphate synthase subunit HisH codes for the protein MPIVIADYDVGNLRSVQKAFERVGASAVVSRSPAGIKDATALVLPGVGAFAECMGNLEKYGLTGPVKDFIASGRPFLGICVGYQMLFEQSEEFGSCKGLGIFRGRCVRFGFKPSPGHKIPHMGWNQVNFRNKGKLFEGIADGTDFYFVHSYYPVPEDGIVTGMTEYGETFASSIESGNVFATQFHPEKSQNAGLALLRNFTKLAGG